In Candidatus Omnitrophota bacterium, one DNA window encodes the following:
- the mfd gene encoding transcription-repair coupling factor, whose translation MFESIKIYKNEKLDLEGLLAELYHYGYEHVQRVAECGDFSRHGEVVSIFPVTFSDPIRLELKNDTIEKIRSYDIETGRAIEEHNAVIILPLKGIHKKTIRSKAVELSERSPIDSFVDIEPGNRVVHVEHGIGIYRGVERHKQGAKIMDNIVIEYAEGDKLYVPFSDINLVQKYIGFEKKSTIHKLGGKLWKRAKLAAQKGINNLALELLELAVKREAMEGFQFSKDADWQKELEGNFPFKETPDQAKAAEEVKGDMEKPKPMDRLICGDVGYGKTEVALRAAFKAVMDNKQVAMLVPTTILAEQHYNTFTGRMKKYPVSIAMLSRFNTGSEQKRILQLLKDGKIDIVIGTHRLLSLDVGFKDLGLVIIDEEQRFGVKHKETLKKMRLMVDVLTMTATPIPRTLYMSLMSAKDMSQLETPPQDRLPIKTTILRYDEGAIKEAIEREVSRKGQVYFVTNRIRGIEKIAYHLEKLCRDAKIDVAHGQMPPRALESAMLKFIKGDTDVLLSTAIIESGIDIPNANTIIINNADRFGLADLYQLRGRVGRFKRQAYAYLVMSKEGSSATLAQSRLDTIHKFTALGSGFRIAMKDLEMRGAGNILGSEQHGYINSIGFDLYCRLLKGAVSAYKKTLRIGA comes from the coding sequence ATGTTCGAATCCATAAAAATATACAAGAATGAAAAATTGGACTTGGAAGGACTGCTCGCCGAGCTTTATCACTATGGCTATGAGCATGTCCAGAGGGTGGCCGAGTGTGGCGATTTCAGCCGGCACGGCGAAGTGGTGTCTATATTTCCGGTTACGTTTTCAGATCCTATACGCCTTGAACTAAAAAATGACACCATAGAAAAGATAAGAAGTTATGATATTGAAACCGGCCGCGCGATAGAGGAGCATAACGCCGTAATAATACTCCCCTTGAAGGGAATTCACAAAAAGACGATAAGATCAAAGGCTGTAGAGCTTTCGGAACGCTCGCCCATAGATAGTTTTGTTGATATAGAGCCCGGCAATAGGGTCGTGCACGTAGAGCACGGCATAGGTATATATAGGGGCGTAGAAAGGCATAAGCAAGGCGCGAAGATTATGGACAATATAGTCATTGAATATGCCGAAGGCGATAAACTTTATGTGCCGTTCTCGGACATAAATTTAGTCCAGAAATATATAGGTTTCGAAAAGAAGTCTACTATCCACAAATTGGGAGGCAAGCTTTGGAAGAGGGCTAAACTCGCTGCCCAAAAAGGAATAAATAATCTTGCCCTTGAACTGCTTGAGCTTGCCGTAAAAAGAGAGGCGATGGAAGGGTTTCAGTTTTCAAAGGATGCGGACTGGCAGAAGGAATTAGAAGGCAATTTTCCGTTTAAAGAGACGCCGGACCAGGCGAAGGCGGCGGAGGAGGTAAAAGGAGATATGGAAAAGCCGAAGCCGATGGACCGCCTGATATGCGGCGACGTAGGCTACGGCAAGACGGAAGTGGCTCTTCGCGCGGCATTTAAAGCGGTTATGGATAATAAGCAGGTGGCCATGTTGGTACCGACCACAATATTGGCAGAGCAGCATTATAATACGTTTACAGGCAGGATGAAGAAATATCCCGTATCCATCGCCATGCTAAGCAGATTTAATACCGGATCCGAACAGAAGCGGATTCTCCAGTTGCTTAAGGACGGCAAAATAGATATAGTCATAGGTACGCACCGTCTTTTATCTTTGGACGTGGGTTTTAAGGATCTGGGGCTTGTAATAATAGATGAGGAACAGAGATTTGGCGTTAAGCATAAGGAGACATTGAAAAAGATGAGACTGATGGTGGATGTGCTTACGATGACGGCAACACCCATACCAAGGACTTTATACATGTCCCTGATGAGCGCAAAAGATATGTCGCAGTTGGAAACGCCCCCTCAGGATAGACTACCCATCAAGACAACTATTCTGCGTTATGACGAGGGAGCGATAAAAGAGGCCATAGAGCGTGAAGTGAGCCGGAAGGGGCAGGTATATTTTGTTACCAATAGGATAAGAGGGATAGAGAAGATAGCGTATCATTTGGAAAAATTGTGCCGCGACGCCAAGATTGATGTAGCGCACGGTCAAATGCCGCCCAGAGCCCTTGAGTCTGCGATGTTAAAATTTATAAAAGGGGATACAGATGTCCTTCTATCTACGGCAATAATAGAATCCGGCATAGATATACCCAACGCAAATACGATAATCATAAATAATGCGGACCGGTTCGGCCTGGCGGATTTATACCAACTGCGCGGCCGCGTGGGACGGTTCAAAAGGCAGGCATACGCGTATCTGGTCATGTCCAAAGAAGGCTCGTCAGCGACACTCGCCCAAAGCCGACTCGATACCATACATAAGTTTACGGCGCTCGGTTCCGGATTCAGGATAGCCATGAAGGACTTGGAAATGAGGGGCGCCGGGAATATTTTAGGGTCGGAGCAGCACGGCTATATAAATTCTATAGGTTTCGACCTTTATTGCAGGCTGCTAAAAGGCGCGGTCAGCGCATATAAAAAGACCTTGAGAATCGGCGCTTAG
- a CDS encoding peptidylprolyl isomerase, whose amino-acid sequence MKRIMFGILAAALLLSFAGCANESKRILAKVDGESITLKNFNDRITKLPKQYQDIVKAQKRNYLDDLIMEKLLYKKAVKTGIDKDKETQEIIVEATKKIVIARLVEREVEKKVKVSDDEARKYYDEHSEEFMLPERWRASHILVDTPEEANAIKQKLDQGASFDELAREKSKDATAKIGGDIGYFSRGQLVPEFEEECYKLKVGEVGDVVKTQFGYHVIILTDKKNPEVQEFAAVGDMIRKELEREKKKALLDKMMTDVRSNAKIVINEKLLDEEIKKDAKDTKNPPEAPTGADSGKSE is encoded by the coding sequence ATGAAAAGGATCATGTTTGGTATACTGGCAGCCGCTCTTCTTTTGTCATTTGCCGGCTGTGCCAATGAAAGTAAGCGCATACTTGCCAAAGTGGACGGTGAAAGTATAACGCTTAAAAACTTTAATGACCGCATAACAAAACTGCCGAAACAATATCAGGATATAGTCAAAGCGCAGAAACGCAATTATCTAGACGACCTTATTATGGAAAAACTGCTGTATAAGAAGGCGGTAAAGACGGGCATAGATAAAGACAAAGAGACTCAGGAGATCATTGTCGAGGCAACAAAAAAGATCGTTATCGCAAGGCTTGTAGAGAGGGAAGTGGAGAAGAAGGTAAAGGTCTCGGATGATGAGGCCAGGAAATATTACGATGAACACAGCGAAGAGTTTATGCTGCCGGAGAGATGGCGCGCCTCTCACATACTTGTCGATACGCCCGAAGAGGCCAATGCGATAAAACAGAAATTGGACCAGGGCGCGTCGTTTGATGAACTGGCGCGGGAAAAGTCGAAAGACGCGACGGCGAAGATAGGCGGGGATATAGGATATTTCTCAAGGGGGCAGCTTGTGCCGGAATTTGAGGAGGAATGCTATAAGCTTAAAGTCGGCGAAGTGGGAGATGTGGTAAAGACACAGTTCGGTTATCATGTTATCATTCTTACAGACAAGAAGAATCCGGAAGTGCAGGAATTTGCGGCGGTAGGGGACATGATAAGGAAAGAACTGGAGCGCGAGAAAAAGAAGGCGCTCTTAGATAAGATGATGACGGATGTGCGCAGTAACGCCAAGATAGTCATAAATGAAAAACTTTTGGATGAAGAGATTAAGAAAGATGCTAAAGATACCAAGAATCCTCCGGAAGCGCCGACCGGAGCAGATTCGGGAAAGAGCGAATAA
- a CDS encoding peptidyl-prolyl cis-trans isomerase, producing the protein MKKRFYIKTICVMTLFLFAAAQYAHSVVVDKIVGVVNGEVITQREVAQYLYPVYEEYQKEYTGRNLEEKMMEAEDMVLNQLIEDKLILSEAKKEGIKADNDEVDARIREIAIERFGSEEKFREVLAIQNISFSEMKESLRNDIIKSKIVREKVGSRVIITPSEVRRYYDEHIDEFVEPESAEVFNMLVRKKEAQDDKSKELIKKIKTLIDNGKDFEALAMEYSEGPNAKGGGGLGFISKGEMIKEIDETIFALEPTQVSEIVETPIGYHIFKVTEKLPATSKDFDSAKEEITEAIYKKKIQRNLAKWLKELKENAYISIK; encoded by the coding sequence ATGAAAAAAAGATTTTATATAAAAACCATATGCGTTATGACTTTATTTCTGTTCGCAGCCGCGCAGTACGCCCATTCGGTAGTGGTAGATAAAATAGTCGGCGTCGTAAACGGCGAAGTGATAACCCAGCGCGAAGTGGCGCAATACCTCTATCCCGTATACGAGGAATATCAGAAAGAGTATACCGGAAGAAACCTCGAAGAAAAGATGATGGAAGCTGAAGACATGGTATTAAATCAGCTTATAGAGGATAAGCTGATCCTCTCGGAGGCCAAAAAGGAGGGCATAAAGGCCGATAATGATGAAGTAGATGCCCGGATCAGAGAGATTGCCATCGAGAGGTTTGGCTCGGAGGAGAAATTCAGAGAAGTGCTCGCTATACAGAATATATCCTTCAGCGAAATGAAAGAGTCGCTGAGAAACGATATCATAAAATCAAAAATAGTCCGCGAGAAAGTCGGCAGCAGAGTCATCATTACTCCCAGCGAGGTAAGGCGGTATTACGATGAGCATATTGATGAATTTGTAGAGCCGGAGAGCGCGGAAGTATTCAATATGTTAGTTAGAAAAAAAGAAGCGCAGGATGACAAGTCCAAAGAATTAATTAAGAAGATAAAAACACTCATTGATAACGGGAAGGATTTTGAAGCGCTTGCCATGGAATATTCGGAGGGGCCGAACGCCAAGGGCGGCGGAGGGTTAGGATTTATATCGAAAGGCGAGATGATAAAAGAGATAGACGAAACAATCTTCGCGCTGGAACCAACTCAGGTATCCGAGATCGTGGAAACTCCCATCGGTTATCATATATTTAAGGTAACTGAGAAACTGCCAGCAACATCAAAGGATTTTGATTCCGCAAAAGAGGAGATAACGGAAGCTATTTACAAAAAGAAGATACAGAGGAATCTTGCAAAATGGCTTAAGGAGCTGAAAGAAAATGCCTATATCTCCATCAAGTAA